A region from the Chelmon rostratus isolate fCheRos1 chromosome 6, fCheRos1.pri, whole genome shotgun sequence genome encodes:
- the snx33 gene encoding sorting nexin-33 has translation MSVKAKALYTFLSENKEEISIQENEELVIFDENSVDGWFQGENSRGERGLFPASYVEIIRTRSNSNVTDCSISPAGSLGNDSSYFPSTPNTPLHLQQSYYDDDDDDWDDWDDRSTVVDDADHGRSPGANGHAHQSPLSNNPNVHYRSKPHMERQDSISSSRKGSMVGRNLNRFSSFVRSGVEAFVLGDVPMMAKIAESYTIEMGPLGPRWKESPQPFSCSIEDPTKQTKFKGIKTYISYRVTPSHTGHPVYRRYKHFDWLYNRLLHKFTVISVPHLPEKQATGRFEEDFIEKRKRRLILWMNHMTSHPVLSQYEGFEHFLMCADDKQWKLGKRRAEKDEMVGAHFMLTLQIPNEHQDLQDVEERVDSFKAFAKKMDDSVMQLTHVASELVRKHLGGFRKEFQRLGNAFQSISQAFMLDPPHCSETFNNAISHTGRTYENIGEMFAEQPKYDLFHMLDKLSLYQGLLANFPDIIHLQKGAFAKVKESQRMSDEGKMDQDEADGIRKRCRTVGFALQAEMSHFHQQREVDFKDMMQAYLREQIAFYQRVVQQLERTLRMYDCL, from the exons ATGTCAGTGAAAGCCAAAGCACTCTACACTTTTCTaagtgaaaacaaagaggagatcaGCATCCAGGAGAATGAGGAACTGGTTATCTTTGATGAGAACTCAGTGGACGGCTGGTTCCAGGGGGAGAACAGCCGAGGGGAGAGGGGTCTCTTCCCTGCGTCCTATGTAGAAATTATTCGCACTCGCTCAAACTCCAACGTGACTGACTGCTCCATAAGCCCGGCGGGATCTTTAGGAAACGACTCCTCCTATTTCCCCTCAACCCCAAACACCCCTCTGCATTTGCAGCAGAGTTACTATGACGACGATGACGACGACTGGGACGACTGGGACGACAGGTCAACAGTGGTGGACGACGCTGACCACGGTAGGAGCCCCGGGGCCAACGGACATGCCCATCAGAGCCCACTGTCCAACAACCCCAATGTGCACTACCGGTCCAAACCACACATGGAGAGACAGGACAGCATCTCCAGCTCGAGGAAAGGCAGTATGGTGGGCAGGAACTTGAACAGATTTTCCAGCTTTGTCCGCTCAGGGGTCGAAGCGTTTGTGTTGGGTGATGTACCCATGATGGCAAAGATAGCTGAGTCGTACACCATCGAGATGGGTCCCTTAGGGCCCCGGTGGAAGGAGAGCCCACAGCCTTTCTCCTGTTCCATTGAAGACCCCACTAAGCAAACAAAGTTCAAGGGCATCAAGACGTACATTTCGTACCGTGTCACGCCGAGCCACACTGGGCATCCTGTATACAGGCGCTACAAACACTTTGACTGGCTGTACAACCGCTTACTGCACAAGTTCACTGTGATCTCTGTGCCTCACCTGCCCGAGAAGCAGGCCACGGGGCGATTTGAGGAAGACTTCATCGAGAAGCGCAAGAGGCGACTGATACTGTGGATGAACCACATGACCAGTCACCCAGTCCTCTCCCAGTATGAAGGCTTCGAGCACTTTCTGATGTGTGCTGATGACAAGCAGTGGAAACTGGGCAAGAGACGGGCGGAGAAGGACGAGATGGTGGGTGCCCATTTCATGCTGACCCTCCAGATCCCTAACGAGCACCAGGACCTTCAGGATGTAGAGGAGCGGGTCGACTCCTTCAAGGCCTTCGCTAAAAAAATGGATGACAGCGTGATGCAGCTCACGCATGTTGCCTCGGAGCTGGTGCGTAAGCACCTCGGTGGGTTTAGGAAAGAGTTCCAGCGACTGGGGAATGCCTTCCAGTCTATCAGCCAGGCGTTCATGCTGGACCCTCCCCACTGCTCAGAGACCTTCAACAACGCCATCTCCCATACGGGCCGCACCTACGAGAACATTGGAGAGATGTTTGCAGAGCAACCAAAGTATGACCTCTTCCATATGCTGGACAAGCTGTCGCTCTACCAAGGCCTGCTCGCCAACTTCCCTGACATCATTCATCTGCAGAAAG GTGCCTTTGCCAAGGTGAAGGAGAGCCAGCGGATGAGTGACGAAGGGAAGATGGATCAGGACGAGGCCGACGGCATTAGGAAACGCTGCCGGACGGTCGGGTTTGCCCTCCAGGCAGAGATGAGCCACTTCCATCAGCAGCGAGAGGTGGACTTCAAAGACATGATGCAGGCCTACCTCAGGGAGCAGATAGCCTTTTACCAACGTGTTGTCCAGCAACTGGAGCGCACCCTGCGCATGTACGACTGTCTGTAA